DNA sequence from the Candidatus Methylomirabilota bacterium genome:
TCACCCGGCGCATCTGGCTCTGGTCGTCCTTCCGCGAGGTCCAGCAGCGCGAGGGGCTGGGGGCCGCCTTCCGGTGCCTGCTGTGGGTGCTGCCGAACTCGGTCTTCGAGGTGACCCGAAGGCGACTCGGGCCGCACTACTGGCAGGAAGAGGAGTTCGCGGCGCGCCTGCGCGCGGCGGGGTTCACGGTGCTCGCGATGCGGCGTACGTTCTTCTACGACGCCAGCCTGCTGGCCTGGGTCCGGAAGGACACCAAGGACGAGATCGGCGGGGGAGCGATCGATCGGACGCCCGGAATGGGACCACCGCATGATTGAGGTAGCGCCGGCGATGTCGCTGGAGGCGGGCTCCGACGGGAGTGAGGCCATCGGCCAGGGGGTGGTGATCGCCCGGGGAAAACGCGTCCAGCTCCGGACCCTGGTGCCGTCGGATCTCGACTTCATGGGCGAGTGGGCGGAGGATCCCTTCCTCGAGCGCATGGTCGGCAGCGAGTTCCTGCACGCCTACAAGCACGTGTACGACAAGGACGCGTCCTTCTACGAGGCGGTGCTGACCGATCCGACTCAGGTCGTCTTCGTCATCGTGGCCAACAAGGGATGGACCAAGCCGGTGGGGCTGGTCCGGCTCTTCAACATCCATCTCCTGGAAGGGTATGCTTTCCTGGAGACGATGATCACGGACCAGAAGGCCATCCGCCAGGGCTTCGGCGTCGAAGCCGGCATCCTGATTACATACTATGGGGTCGATGTGCTAGGCTTGAGGCGGATCGAAGCCAAGGTCTATGAATACAACGTCCTGAGCATGAACTCCCTGAAACGTCACGGCTTCCATCAGGAGGGAATTCTCCGAAAGGCGGGGTACCAGGGAGGCAAGTACTGGGACGTCGTGGTCTTCGGGATCCTCAGGGAGGAAGTCGAAGAGCAGCGCCGTAAGGACAAGCCCTAGGACCGTGTCCAAGTAAACGTGTCGGTGCGCCTTCGCGTGGCCTCCTGTGACACTACATAAGCTAGTCCCCCTCATCGCCCTTCTGTTGAACGTCTCCCTGGCCGGGATCACGCTGTTCCGCAACCCGGCCAGCCGGCTGAACCGCGTCTTCGCCTATTTCGTGTCCGGAATGGCGCTGTGGAACTTCGGCGTCTTCATGCTCCGGCGGGCGCCGGACGACGCCACCGCCTATTTCTGGGAAGTCGTCATCCACATGGGCGTCATCGCGATTCCGGCCTTCTACTATCACTTCGTCCTGATCTTCCTCGACAGCACCACCCAGCACCGGCCCTCGCTGTTCCTCGCCTACTCGCTCGCGCTCGCCTTCGCCGTGCTGAACGTCAGCGGCTCTCCTCTCTTCATGACCGGCGTCAAGCGCGACTACTGGGGATGGGTCCCGGCGACCGGTCCGCTCTACAACGTCAACTTCCTCTGCTTCCTGGCCTTCATGTCGTGGGGCCTCTACCACCTCATCAAGGCCTACACCGACATCGACTCCAGCTTCCGCCGGAACCGTGCCCGCCTCATGCTCCTCGGAACGGCCGTGAGCCTGGCCGGGGGCGTCATCGACATCGTCCGCTTCGTCCTGACCCGGTTCCTGCCCGGGGCCGAGCGGATCTACCCGGTCGGAATCCCCGCCAACATGGTGTTCGCGCTCATGCTCGGTCTCTCGATCGTCCGCTACCGCCTCTTCGACGTGACGGTCGCGGTCAAGAAGACCGCGGTCTACGCCGTCGTCTGTGTGATCCTCACCTCGGTCCTGGCCCTCCTCACCCGAGCCATCGAGCGGTATTACGACCTGGAAGAGCTCAGCGCCGTGTGGATCGTGATCCCGCTCAGCGTCCTCATGACGCTGCTCCTGAGCCCCCTCGGACAACGGGCCGAGGAGCTCATCAAGCGGCTCATGTTCAGCAAGGAGAAGGGATGCTACGAGACCCTGCTCGCCCTCAGCAAGCGGATGAGCGGGATGCTCGACTTCAGCAAGCTGGTGGAGACTCTCGTGCAGGGGCTCGTCCGCGGGATCCCCCTCACCCACTGCGTCCTGATGGTCTACGATCGGCCCACCAACTCCTTCCTCGCCTCCCGCGAGGAAGCCACCACCGAGATGACCGGCGGCGTCGCCTCCATCCGGGCCGAAAGCCAGATCGTCCACTGGCTCAAGCGCACGGGTGACGTCCTGGTGAAGGAAGAGGCGAAGCTCAATCCGAAGATCGCCGAATACTTCGAGGCGGCCGAGGCCGAGCTGGAAGAGATCCAGGCCTCTCTGATCGTGCCGCTCAAGATCGAAAACAACCTGATCGGCATCCTACTGCTCGGCGAGAAGCTCTCCGGAGAGATCTTCGGCAATCAGGAGCTCGAGGTCCTCTCCGTGCTCGCCAATCAGGCCGCCATTTCCCTGGGCAACGCGGCGCTGTACGAGGAGCTGGGCCGCACGAACGCCCGCCTGCTGGAGGCCAACCAGCTCAAGTCGCAGTTCCTGGCCAGCATGTCGCACGAGCTTCGCACCCCGCTCAACTCGATCATCGGCTTCTCCAAGGTGCTGCTCAACCGGCTCGACGGGGACCTCACCGAGCGGCAGGAGGCGTACCTCCGGTCGGTGCACTCGAGCGGCACCCACCTCCTCCGTCTCATCAACAGCATCCTGGACTTCTCGCGGATCGAGGCCGGCAAGCTCGACGTGCACCCGGAGGACCTCGACCTCCACGACCTGGTCAACGAGTGCATCGACTCGTCGGTCCCGCTCGTTCGCGGCAAGCCGCTCAAGATCGAGAAGGACGTTCCGCTCGAGCTGCCGCGCCTCCGCGCCGACCGAACCAAGGTCAAGCAGATTCTGCTCAACCTGCTGAGCAACGCGATCAAGTTCACGGCCACCGGACGGGTGGTGGTCCGGGTCCAGCCCGAGCCCGACGCCATCCACGTGAGCGTCGCCGACACCGGCATCGGGATCAAGGAACACGACCTGGCCCGCCTCTTCGAGCCGTTCCATCGGCTGAACAGCCCGCTCTCGCGCGAGGCCGGAGGCACGGGCCTCGGATTGGCCATCAGCAAGAAGTTCGTCGAGCTCCACGGCGGGCGCATGTGGGCCGAGAGCCGCGAGAATCAGGGGTCTACCTTCCACTTCGCGCTTCCGCTCGTGCGGTCGGCGAACTGAGGGGCCGCCAAACCCATGAACCTCGCGTACCACTGCTCGATGAATGCGGTGGGGGGGTCTGGGGGTGGAGCCCCCGGAGCGCCGCCGCTCCCCCCCAGGATAAACTGAGGCCTCGGCGGGATCATGCCAGCACGCACACTGAGCCGGGATCGGTTGGGCATCAAGATTCTCTACATCGAGGACAATCCCGAGAATCGCATGCTGGCGCGGGCGGTGCTCGAAGCCGAGGGGTATACGGTGGTCGACGCCGAGGATGGGCTGGCCGGAATCGAGGCCGCCGTCCGGGAGAGGCCGGCGCTGATCCTGCTCGACGTGAACCTCCCCGGTGTCGACGGCTACGAAGTCGTCGCCATCCTCAAGTCATTCCCGAACCTCGTCAGCACCCCGGTCATCGCGGTGACGGCCTACGCCATGGAGGGCGACCGCCAGCGGACGCTGGTCGCCGGCTGCGACGGGTACATCCAGAAGCCGATCGACGTCGACGCCTTCCCCCGCCAGGTGGCCGAGTTCCTCCAGGGCCGGCGGGATCGGGTCGAGGAGCGCGAGGAAGGCATCTACCTGCGGGAGCTGAACCAGCGCCTGGTCTACCGACTGGTCAACCAGGTGGAAGAGCTCAAGCGCGTCAACCAGCACTTCATTCGCCGGGCCAGCCAGCTGGAGGAGCTCCACCGTGCGGTCCAGGACCTCACTTCGGAGCTGGGCGTCACCGCCCTTCTCGAGCGGTTCCTGCCCAGCCTGGCCCGAGCCCTCGGCAGCGCCAGCCTCACCGTCGAGCTCAGTGAGCCGCCGGGAGTCCGTGTCGCCGTGCAAGGCGAGGCGGCCGGCCATCCCCGGAGCGTCCTCGCCGAATCCGGCCTGGATCAAGCAGACGACTGGACCGAGGTGGAATGGACCCTCCCCCTGGCCGTCCAGGGCCGAACCTTCGGGGCCATGGTCGCCCGCCACGTCCTGCCGCCCGGCGCCAAGGCTGACGAGGAGCAGCTCCTGAAGATCGTGGCCAATCAGGTGGCCATCGCGGTCGAGAACGCCCGCCTCTACGAAGAGAGCCAGCAGCGACTCGGCGAGACGCGGACGCTGCTGACGGTCAGCCAGGCCGTCAGCTCGACCCTCGACATGACCGAGGCCATGCGGCGCGTGGCCCGGGAAGTCGCCCGAGCCCTCGGCGCCGACATGGTGGGCGCGTACCTGGCCAGCCCCGACGGGGCGAATCTGCGGGCCATCGCCGGCTATCACGTGCCCAAGCATCTGGTCGAGGGCTTTCGGACGCGGCCCATCCCGCTCAGAGGCCACCGCTTCCTCGAAGAGTCCTGGCAGC
Encoded proteins:
- a CDS encoding ATP-binding protein; the encoded protein is MTLHKLVPLIALLLNVSLAGITLFRNPASRLNRVFAYFVSGMALWNFGVFMLRRAPDDATAYFWEVVIHMGVIAIPAFYYHFVLIFLDSTTQHRPSLFLAYSLALAFAVLNVSGSPLFMTGVKRDYWGWVPATGPLYNVNFLCFLAFMSWGLYHLIKAYTDIDSSFRRNRARLMLLGTAVSLAGGVIDIVRFVLTRFLPGAERIYPVGIPANMVFALMLGLSIVRYRLFDVTVAVKKTAVYAVVCVILTSVLALLTRAIERYYDLEELSAVWIVIPLSVLMTLLLSPLGQRAEELIKRLMFSKEKGCYETLLALSKRMSGMLDFSKLVETLVQGLVRGIPLTHCVLMVYDRPTNSFLASREEATTEMTGGVASIRAESQIVHWLKRTGDVLVKEEAKLNPKIAEYFEAAEAELEEIQASLIVPLKIENNLIGILLLGEKLSGEIFGNQELEVLSVLANQAAISLGNAALYEELGRTNARLLEANQLKSQFLASMSHELRTPLNSIIGFSKVLLNRLDGDLTERQEAYLRSVHSSGTHLLRLINSILDFSRIEAGKLDVHPEDLDLHDLVNECIDSSVPLVRGKPLKIEKDVPLELPRLRADRTKVKQILLNLLSNAIKFTATGRVVVRVQPEPDAIHVSVADTGIGIKEHDLARLFEPFHRLNSPLSREAGGTGLGLAISKKFVELHGGRMWAESRENQGSTFHFALPLVRSAN
- a CDS encoding GNAT family protein, with product MIEVAPAMSLEAGSDGSEAIGQGVVIARGKRVQLRTLVPSDLDFMGEWAEDPFLERMVGSEFLHAYKHVYDKDASFYEAVLTDPTQVVFVIVANKGWTKPVGLVRLFNIHLLEGYAFLETMITDQKAIRQGFGVEAGILITYYGVDVLGLRRIEAKVYEYNVLSMNSLKRHGFHQEGILRKAGYQGGKYWDVVVFGILREEVEEQRRKDKP
- a CDS encoding ATP-binding protein; the encoded protein is MPARTLSRDRLGIKILYIEDNPENRMLARAVLEAEGYTVVDAEDGLAGIEAAVRERPALILLDVNLPGVDGYEVVAILKSFPNLVSTPVIAVTAYAMEGDRQRTLVAGCDGYIQKPIDVDAFPRQVAEFLQGRRDRVEEREEGIYLRELNQRLVYRLVNQVEELKRVNQHFIRRASQLEELHRAVQDLTSELGVTALLERFLPSLARALGSASLTVELSEPPGVRVAVQGEAAGHPRSVLAESGLDQADDWTEVEWTLPLAVQGRTFGAMVARHVLPPGAKADEEQLLKIVANQVAIAVENARLYEESQQRLGETRTLLTVSQAVSSTLDMTEAMRRVAREVARALGADMVGAYLASPDGANLRAIAGYHVPKHLVEGFRTRPIPLRGHRFLEESWQQRQPIFSGDAEADPRIDRDTFQRFPHRSLLFVPMIVREDPIGGLFVLWWDRKHDLSPEEVRLVEGITRQAALALENARLYEGVQAQMAELKRTQSQLIQSTKLAAIGELAANVAHEINNPLTSVLGFASYLAEQIPSGKPMREELDLIIEEATRARDIVRDLLNFSRQREFELEVADINTVVEQTVAMVRRQGSLDNVTLTEVYGTGLPAVEVDVSRMKQVFLNIVNNAIYAMRDAGGTLTLRTGVTEGRVQVEITDTGIGIAPEHLDKIFDPFFTTKPAVSGTGLGLSVSLGIVQSHGGTIEVKSQVGHGSTFIVKLPAKGDGQGASAPGDVSAGAPPA